The genomic window tgttttttgattatttccctgctttttttaaaactagaagaaTATAGGGGGaataaaatcagataaaaacaAGACACTTGTTGCTTCTTGTCAGTAGCTTAGagagtttttaactttttttttttaaactctcatgGCTCAGGAGATGGAAATTAATAGCCAGACAATTAATTACAAAAATGCCCTTATGTTTATAGcatttgtaaatgtattttatttaaatgtcctAAGTACCATAATTATACTGTTTTTGCATTTCAAAGCCTGatcttttattttaagtttatagaATTTGGGGTTAGTTTTTGAATTTAATTGGCATAAGAAGGGAACTGAGGTATCTTTATAATAATTGGTATGGTGTCTGTCAGTAGGAGCATGGTGATTTATTAACTGGCTTGATATTTCCTATATCCTGAGGACTAGATTTTCACCATAACAAAGTTGTATGCAGTCTCTTAACATGAAATAagggtgtttttttattttttgtttaaattttaaaagaattttgatGGGGAGGTACCTGTAACTGACCAAATGAAAATGAGTCGAtagtattttatctttattaatagtttaTTCCAGAAATTACAGAAtgttatttgtttgcttgtttttaatacATTAAGAATATAGGAGAAGATGAACTAAATAAGTTCCTTTCATTGGTCTTTTAGATGTTTTGAATTTGACAGTTCTGATGATAATTTTAGTATGTTAAAACCTCACATTATAAAATTTGTGAAAATTAGAATATTGACTAACTTGATACTTGTATTTGTATATATCAGTGAGCAAAGTGAGAAGGTCACTTTAAGATGGTTAAAGGAAGGTAAAATtcctttattattgttttttttagagTGTTCACTTTTATTAAATAATGATCAAATGTTTGATCACTTTATTCATGTTATAATCAAAAGAAACATTTAGTAATTAAATGCCTCATTTCATGTTTCCTTTTGGTTGCTGTGACTGCCTTCTGCATATGTCAACCTATTCATCTGAAAATTAATGGCTTTTGTAAGGTAAGGAGTCTTATTATCTTCCTCTGAAGTTTCAGCTGATAATATTCAAAGCTCTTGTTCTCAGTCTGCAAACCACTTGGATTATAGTAGCAAACCCTTTGATTTTTCTGTCCCAGTAGGAAAATCTGGATTATATCCTAATTCCTCAGTTATACCAAGTCACTATTTactccacaaaaaaaagaaacttgacagacctaaaagtgaaaagaaactaGAATCATGTAAGTTAACAAAAGAGCTGTCACTAGCTGACCTAATTGATGATATGCCAAGAGATTCTTGTAAAAGTCAACCATCAGTCAGATTATCAAACACAGGCAGTCTGGAAGGTCTGTTTTCAAAGAATCTAGGTGCTGATATGTTAAGACCTCATGAATCTGAATGTGTTTCCAAAGATGATTCTTCATTCAAAGAAATACCAGATTTAAAATCCTTAATGACAAAGGACATAACATGTAATAACTCTTTATGTACTCAGAATAGTTCACTACCTGATTTGCAAAGCATTCTAGTACAAAACAGCGTAGGAAGTTTAAGTAATTCTTCGCTCTTAACTAGCATATTGGAAGCTACAGCTCATGATAATGTAAATGCTGCTAAAATGACTAAAGTTGGAAGTGTTTCTTCAGTTGAACAAAGTACCAagagtaacattttaaaaaatgacaatttgcAGTTTTCCCAGTGTGAAAGTCCATCCCTAGCTGAAcaggaacacaaagaaaacaaaccgAGCCAGTGCTTTCCTTTATCTGATCTTTGTAACCAGTCATCTGCCAGTTTCACAGATCTAAGTTTGGGATCCTTTCCCCTGTTACAGCTAGCAAATCGGTATCCATCTTCGACTGGAATATCAGAATTAACAGGATCCCTGTCATCTTTGGCATTTTGTAAATCTTCTCCTACAAGAGATCTTGAGAATTTGTCACTTTCTGATTTGATTGCAGAAACAATTGATATAGACAACACTCAGATTAAGAAGGAGCCTTCTAAGCTCTATTTATCTGAAATGAGGTCACCTGGAATAGATTCAAATATTGAtcttagtgtccttataaaaaccCCTCATCTTGTTCCAAAACATGCAGTAGACCAATCACTTACTCCAACATCAGAAACAAAAGTTTTAAGTTCAAAGTTAGGGAAACGTTTCAATTCTGCTAAGGCTAATAAGAAAACCAATAAAGTCTCTTTGACTAGGAAAccacctttttctctctcttggacCAAGGCCCTTGCTGCTAGACCTTCAGCTTTTGCTTCAACACTGTGTCTTCGTTACCCACTGAAAAGCTGCAAGCGACGCACCCTTGACCTATATAAGACTTTTCTTTATAGTAGACAAGTTCAAGACGTAAAGGACAAAGAAACAAGTCCTCTTATAGCAATAACACCATTTGACTTCAAATCCGCATCTCCTGATGACATTGTAAAagctaatcaaaagaaagctttcaCTAGAGAAtagtaacaaaaggaaaacttgcTAACTGTTGAAgagcttttgttttgatttaaagtCTTTATAGAATTACTTGATATTATGGGATTCAAGTTatgatttttacattaaaattgtCTTAAGTCAGTTGATAGTTTTAGTTGATATGTGTTTTtgcactgaaaaaatttttttaaactatatctTCTTTTAAGTGATAACTGGCTTTATTTAAGTTGATAGCGTAAAATGGGTATGTTTACAAAGTGCATATGGAAACTTGATATTGTGAAATCAAACCTCTCAGATATTTTTGTTTGAAGCATTTAACTTTATAAGTTTTTACAATgagacattttcttttataaagtatttttgtGCTTCATTCTTAAACAAAAATGCCACTTGGGATTATTGAGTTTAGTGATGAAGATTTTTCTTATGATACGTGGCATAGCATAGGTGAGAcgtaattatattttaaaatactagtgATATCATTCCCATTCATTATTTTTCTGTAGGTGAATACTTAGAATTTTTctgttagaaaattttaaaattcctgacTTCAGAATACTGTGGAGGTTGTTGAAATACATTTTTGAtggtaatgaaatgaaaaacCTTTAAAGGACCATGTACGTACTGAAGTTGGATTaatactaaattatttttatacattttcaaaacCATTTGTCCTAAATGCACACTCTAAAATAAGTAGGTAGGAAGTGTTTTCAAGTATGGTTGCATGTTGTTTGAGTAGATAGTTTTATCAgatctcttgcttttttttttttttttactgtaagtAATGAAATgtggaattttcctttttgattctgAGAGCTGTGTGTACTGCAGTGACAAAGTTACAGCAATGTACAGCAATGGTAGACCAGTAAGAGCTCTTCTAGTTGCTAGAACAAGTATGTAATTCATCCCTTAAAGCAGTGGTCCTTAGTGAACCATCAGAATTGCTGGGGGAGTTTTTTCAAAACACAGATACTGTAGCTTCACTCTAGACATGGTGGTCAGTCTCTGAGGGTTGGCATTTGCGAATGTGTATCTTCAAAATAGTCCCTGGGTGATTTTGATGTGTTACTTTTACTTAAGAACCACTGCCTTAGGGGAAGAAATCAGTAGCATGAGAAGCGTTACTAATGCTAAGGCCAATGTGAATTTATACTTCGTAGTTTCTAGGAATCAGGAATACTAAGGAAAATTTGAATTAGGAATTATAGTTTTTTACATAAGAGGATGCTGATACTGTattattaatatttcttgcaggaaaAAATAGTATCTAGAATGTTATttcttaatgaaaatgaaatagctGGCCTTTTCCcagtaaagaaatatttttctctggCAGCTACTTCACTAtgcttttgataattttttttttttttttttgtatttcttgtttCAGTTTATTTTCAGAATGACATTCCAATATTTTTAGCTGTGTATGATGTTTTTATATCCAGTGTTTTGGTGGGAAAACTTAAGCCAGAATTATGTCTTCATTGTTCTTGACCACTTTTTTTCATAAtgtcttcagttttgtttttaactgtatATTTCAGTGCACATCATACTGATGCTTAGGAGATCATAtaaatcacattttgtttatggttGATTTTAAAGTTTGAATTATCCCAACTGCTGATTTTGTTTTCCTAGCCTTAAACCTTGATGAAACATTTTACTAATTTTGCAAAATTAGTATATGACTCCTCAACTAGATTTATGTATGGGCAGTCTCCCACTTAGAATTGAATTGTACGCGATGAGTCTGTTTGGAACTGACAGTAATTCCAGATAGATTAAGTGTTATGCAAGTGGTCCACTTTGCACATGAACCCACAAATACTTACTTAACCCATAGTGAAATTGAACAGTGGTACtattattttaccttcttttatAACAGATTTTCAAGCGGAAATACAATACTTTTAAGCCATATAGTAGATCTTGTAGAGTGAACTAGGTCTCCTTTTGTTGACTGATTAGGATTGTAACTACCACTTGTAAGATTATTTAGGGGGAAAAACTTTGTTGCATAACGATAGGTCTCCCTGTTGCCCTTGTCATGCCTACTGGTCCATGAGGCACATACATGATATGGCCTTATTGACGAGGGATGTGTCACAGTTTCTGAGATCAGCGAGTGGAACCGAGAAGGTCCCTTGCCCCTTCTACCTTTGGCCTTTGGCCATTGATAAAGAGACCAGTGCCTCTTTATGGATACATTCCCAGTGATGATGATTGCTTGCACTAAGTGCATATTCTGCACCAACTGCTGGTTTTTGACTGACTGCTGTCTTGGTAGCTCAGGTATGCTAAGAGTTTTGGATTATTTTCTAATTCCAATATCAGTTTTGTGATGCAAagccatttttatttgcattatgaTCAAGAGCATTTTTCTTTAGGAATGTAAGTGATACTGTAATTATATTCTAAGtgacataaaatacaaaagatatttaaaattactatttttgctcacttttttttgtctttaaatgatCTAAATGATTTAAATGGTTCATGGATGTTTTGTCCTCTTGCATTCTAAAGTCTTCAGTTGGCTTTTTTGGTTATGGTTCTTCTTTTCCATTAATTGCCAAGAACTAGGGTTTCACTTGTGTACATGACATTTTgcttaacttttctttctttttttgtttacttttttcctgCTTCCAGTTTAATAACTCGCATTCTAATCTCTTTGGCTTTGAATCCTCCCCTCTTGAACttttcttttacccttttttCTTATCATATAAGTAGTAATAAATATTCCCAGTGTGTTATATTTCAATGTTTAGTATTCAAGTGGCAGGTCGTCCAACTGATTGTCACACTAGAGATAAAACTAGTACAGTGCTTTTCTTTGTATGTAAAAGGGAGCACTGTTAAGATAAACACAGTTAAGAGAAAAGGAATGAGTTCTTATgtgattatttactttttaaattgacCCTGAATTTATATGTGGACcattacaaataaataagtacacaGTTACACATTGAGGAAGAACTATGTAtcaacaggtttttttgttttgtgttcctTCAAGTATATGTTTGGTTATGGAGTCACTTTTGTAGTAGcctaaaaattactttttgttacttatataaacaaaaaagaaaatgttgaccAGACAGGGAAGTGTTGATAGTAATTTCTTTACttagttttcttctaaaattatatAAGACTCGATGTATGCAGttgtacattatatttttaatttttagggtGTAAAAGATTGTCATTttgaatgtatatatacatttttgtaaaagctacattgaaataaattataattccGGGATTctcttaaataagaaaatatcataGTTTATCCATAGGGATTTTTTAGATAAACTTGATCCTTCAGAATGggattttaataatttatgcTGAAGGTACCTGCTTTTATGTTCctataaacaaattaaaaaaaaaccacacacacaaaactatcTGGTTGTAAAGAATTTCTTCTAAGATATTTGTCACTTAGAATTCTTGCTTTCCAAAAGGtagaattttataaatgtttaccTTGGAAGACTTAACATACCATGCTAAAGGGGGgaccattttaaacagcaaaattacCAACTAAAATTGTAATGTGAAAAATGTAACACTAGATAGGTCATAAAAAGGGTATTTGTTTATGGTGTGAGAGCTGGAACAAGAAGGCAGAGTATCTATCACCTTTTGACTTCAGCTGGGACTGCATGTTGGGGGGTTCAAATTTTTTGCTTCTCTGCACTTCTGTGGGCATGATTGCAAAAATGCCTGCTGCACATAGTGATTTTTGGGGTTAATAATAAATTTCAGTGAATAGGTAAATTTGCAGATATGGAAACTGTGAGTAATAAGGATGGACTGTACATGTTTTGACCCACTAGTCTCCATCCTTATTGCTACTTTACCTTTTAAAGGCCATTAGTTTGGGGCAGAATTACTGAAACATTTATCTGGTTTCTTCTCGGTTTATTTTGCCCAAAACACTTGACACATTACAGCCAGAGTAACTTTTCCAAATTTAGCTCTTTCTATCCTCtgtataaatgttttaaattattttataagacCTTTTAGGAGCTAGGTTCTGCTCATGtgtgcccctctccccaacccacCCCAGAACAAACCACCTGagttttttctgcttctttataGTGTTTTGCCCCTACTGTCGCCCCCATTACTCACCCTGGTCGACCATCCTTCAGGTTGTAGTCTATATATGACTTTACTCCCAATCCTGGTGTAGGGGAACCTTCAAATGCATCCTAGTTCACTATATTCCTTTTATTACCATTCCATGTAAAATTACAGTCTCCCTCCCTGGTGCATATAGTCCCTTTCCCTTGTGACCCTGCTTTATTGTTCCTCATGGCACTTACATCATctggcattgtgtgtgtgtacacagttATTGTTTTCTTATCTGTCTCCTTACCAATCCCCATGCCCCCCATGCAGTTGCTATGGGTACAGGGATTTTATGTGTTTGCCGCTGTCTCCTCAGCTTAGAATATGTCTGGCTCATAGATGTAGGAATGGGTTTAAGTAGAAAGTGAGTGTGGTCCTTAATACAGTCCCACATTCTTGTTCCCTACAGGAAgttataaataaatctgtaaacaaATTGCTTCTTTTGTATTATTCCTCTAGAAATTTATTGCATATCACATATGTGTACctacatatacatatttagacaaatggaaagatacatgACACTTGTATATTCTGTATCATTTACCAAAGCATTTACCTATCATTCCTTACCATTTATGTAGAGATCAATCTCATTCTTTTCAGAAGCTGTGTAGAATTCCATAATAGGGTTGTAAATAGCCCTTGTTGATactcatttttaagtattttcagttgCTTTTGCTATGACTCCAGAATGAACATCctacatttttagaaattgaatTTCTAAGCCAAAAAATATAGACTTTAAATTTTTGATTGATACTGCGTAATTGTCTTTAACAGAGGTTTTTCCGATTTTCTTCTCACAAGTTTGTCAGTGTTTCTTTTCAGATTCTCACAGATATTATTACTCTTTTTGGTATTACACCAACCtgataattagaaaatattttttcatttatttatatgtcttaaATAGAGTTAAGGTAACTGCTTTATTGTATATTAGatacatttatatttcttctggGAACTGTCTGTTCTtaatctttgcccatttttctgctTGTTATCTTTCATAAtgattctttgtgtgtgtgtgtgtatacatacagtgtatgtatgtattgtatacacacatgcatacacatacatgtatttaaatGGTATATGCATGGAAAAAACTTTTTCGGATTCCCAGCTTGTCATTTTTATaagacagaattttaattttaatacgtCCAAATGCGTCGATCTTTCTCTTAAAGGTTTTTGTTTGAAAATTCTGTTCCACtacaagataattttttaaaagattattcattttttctaatatatttgacCTTTGCCAgagttgtcttttttcctttctttctttttttttttttttttaaacacctttgAGTCTTTGATCCAGCTGCCATTAGGGAGTAAGATAGGAATCCAGTTTCTTCACCAGCATCTTTTGTCTTCTGAATAGCTGGATTTGTAATGGTACCTTTTCTTGAATTACatatcccttttctttcttaactttaTTTGAACTGCCATCTTTGGCATGCACTAAGTTCTTCTCTATCTAATTTGGGACTCTACTGTTGAATTTCTTTGGCTCGTATTATGCCaataccagatttttaaaaaaaattttttaatttatttatttgacagagagagagatgacaagtgggcagagaggcaggcagagagagaggaggatgcaggctccatgctgagcagagagcctgatgtggggctggatcccaggacccggagagcatgacctgagcagaaggcagaggcttaacccactgagccacccaggcgccccgccaataCCAGATTTTTAATTACTGTAACAGTTATTGTATAATTTTGATTATGTTTTATAGGctctcttgtttcttctttcctttttcatagTTTCCGTGAGTTATCCCACTTGATTATCTCACTTGGAAACAGCTTGTCaacttttctgaaaaaaattgttaatttagATGTTTAATGATATCAGAAGCTTTGTGGAGAAAATATACTTGTTTTTATAGATGGCAAGAGGCTTTtgagattacatttttttttaaagattttatttatttatttgacagacaaagatcacaggtaggcagagaggcagccagagagagaggaagggaagcaggttccctgctgtgcagagagcccgatgcggggcccgatcccaggaccctgggatcatgacctgagccgaaggcagaggctttaacccactgagccacccaggtgccccttgatatTACATTATTAAACGTTAAACTTTATTTTGTAGATTTTCTAGTGGACCTGTAATATTGGAACAGCCCTGGTTGCtcatggtaaattgttcttttaatatgatggatttttttttgctaatattttattcaaGATTATTCCATCTATTCATAAATTTAATTTGCagttatgtgtatgtatgtatatatgtatgtgtttgggTTTTGGTTTCTCTTTGTGATATTTTTATAGAGAATTTAGAGTTTTTCTTTATCCttaagtaattattatttttcttttaatttttttaatattttatttatttgacagagagaaatcacaactaggcagagaggcaggcagagagagaggaggaagcaggctccccacggagcagagaggcagatgtggggctccatcccaggaccctgggatcatgacctgagctgaaggcagaggctttaacccactgagccacccaggtgccccagtaattatttttttaaaatagagattattttatttatttattgtttaaagattttatttatttatttgacagagagaggcacagtgagagagggaacacaagcagggggcgtgagagagggagactgggcaggagcccagggtggggcttgatcccattaAGCTGGGATCTTGACacaaggtgaaggcagatgcttaatgaccgagccactcaggcacctgtATCCCTGATTAAAGAGCATTGAAGTTACTCCTTTCATCATAGGATTTATCTTTCTCAATATTCTGGGGTCAGtttgaatgttttgtttttcttagaaaaCCATCTTCATGGTTCACAAATGTATTTGTTTAGCATTATAGCAAacattgtctgttttttttttttttttgattcttatATGCAATTAAATCTCcattcttatttaattatttttggtagtttatttaagtaatctctacacctcacatggggctcaaaattaggtccccgagatcaagagttgcttgctcttccaactgagccatctaggcaacCCTGTCtccattcttattttaaatatggtTTTCTCCTCTCTACTTtactcctcccctctgcccatttctctctctctctctctttttttttttaattacctttgTTTTATTCCCTGAGGATTGGCTCCTGGATTAATAATTAGCTCTACTGATATTTTTTCATTAGTTTGTGAGTTCATCTGTTCATTACCaaatctgttttccattttttttcccttcctttgtgAGTGGAACATTTGACTCAGatgcatttttaattctttacccTTAgaggttaatttttatttatgaaattgcaaacagaaaaattcagaaaataatttagcaGTCACTCATGGACCCATCATTTAGTTTCAAATCTCTCCCTGTTGTTAAGAAATAAATCGTTTGATCGGAGTCCTAGCTCCACCCTTTCCTTATTCTTCCCCACTACCTTGTAGTAGATATGCATTGTTCACATTCTGTCTTATTTTCTTAGTTctctgaaattatatttttcctatggATACTGCATTTGCTGTGGCTCATGGATTCTTTTAGGATTATTGTTATTTTCTGGGTTCTTCTGGAGTTACTTTATTTTCTGGATAATTCacaattttgatttttgattttgatttcctttttaagCCAAGAACCTGAAAGAATTTTACAATTTCCAGGTTGTTGGTGGgagttttgttattattgttgctgtGGTTACTGCTTTTATTGTACTGTTACCAGAGAATGTGCTCTCTGTCCTTTACTTATTGAAGTATATTGAGGTTTTTCTTTGAGGCCCAATGTAGTTTTAGAATGGTTTCATAAGCACTTGTCAAGAGTATGAATTCTGTCTGAAGAATACAAAATATGATACATTTCTATTAGTTACTTTTTTGggttactatttatttatttatttttaaaagattatttgagagagagcacacaggtggcagggaggggcaaaggcagagaaagggggagaagcagactccccattgaccAGGGAGCctacgcagggctccatcccaggaccctgggatcatgacctgagccaaaggcagatgggtgcctaactgactgagccacccaggtgctccttgttAGTTACTTTTAAATTGTTACAGGGTTCAGTATTCTTTGTTAAATTCTGTTTCCTTAATTGGTGCTTATCAGCTGAGAGAGGTAAGTTAAAACATAGTAAGACCCttgcattttatttcatcttaCTACTTACAGTTTTTACCCTATGCCTTTTGAACATGATCTGTCTGGATTTGACGTTTTCATTAATATAAAGTTCCTCTATGATTTGTTTTATGCTTTTGACTTAAATTCAGTTTGCTTACTGTCATGATTGCTGTTTTCTCTAAGTTGTATTTGTTCATCCTTTTGCTTTCAGTGTTTTGGATTACTTTGGTTTAGTTGTTCCTCCTGTAGATGTGTGTAATTGTGTTTGCCAGAGACTGTTTTAATAGATGAGTTTTCTCATTTATGAGAGTGATAGGATAGATATAATGCTTTCTGTGATATGTGGTCTGTGTTTTGACTTGGTATGTACTCTTTGATAACTTAGAGATTTGTACTGTCTTTGTAACATGGCaacatactttaatttttaaattttttaaatctttttttcttcaagattttatttatttgagagagagagagagagaggcagagtgagagagcatgagaggagaggtcagagggagaagcagactccccatggagctgggagcccaatgtgggactcgatcccaggactgtgggattatgccctgagccgaaggcagttgcctagccaactgagccaccccggcgtccctaatttttaaatttttttaaggtaccTGTTGATCTCATtatgaaagatgaagaaattaatttATACTTCATCTCCACTCTATTTCTCATaatttttgttgatattttaagttcttatttatgCCTTTTATAATATGTTTAATTTCTACTAACTGAATTATTAACTTTAAACAGTTATT from Meles meles chromosome 5, mMelMel3.1 paternal haplotype, whole genome shotgun sequence includes these protein-coding regions:
- the HBS1L gene encoding HBS1-like protein isoform X2, which encodes MARHRNVRGYNYDEDFEDDDLYGQSVEDDYCISPSTAAQFIYSRRDEPSLGEPVEEYDYDDLKESSNSLLNHQLSGIDQARLYSCLDHMREVLGDTVPDDTLIEAVLKNKFDVQKALAMVLEQDKMQNWKVKSEGAISTGKIAKGVLLSSSEVSADNIQSSCSQSANHLDYSSKPFDFSVPVGKSGLYPNSSVIPSHYLLHKKKKLDRPKSEKKLESCKLTKELSLADLIDDMPRDSCKSQPSVRLSNTGSLEGLFSKNLGADMLRPHESECVSKDDSSFKEIPDLKSLMTKDITCNNSLCTQNSSLPDLQSILVQNSVGSLSNSSLLTSILEATAHDNVNAAKMTKVGSVSSVEQSTKSNILKNDNLQFSQCESPSLAEQEHKENKPSQCFPLSDLCNQSSASFTDLSLGSFPLLQLANRYPSSTGISELTGSLSSLAFCKSSPTRDLENLSLSDLIAETIDIDNTQIKKEPSKLYLSEMRSPGIDSNIDLSVLIKTPHLVPKHAVDQSLTPTSETKVLSSKLGKRFNSAKANKKTNKVSLTRKPPFSLSWTKALAARPSAFASTLCLRYPLKSCKRRTLDLYKTFLYSRQVQDVKDKETSPLIAITPFDFKSASPDDIVKANQKKAFTRE